A window of the Pseudomonas sp. B21_DOA genome harbors these coding sequences:
- a CDS encoding GNAT family N-acetyltransferase yields MSDIHYSQLDESLWPLMNKFYRSHQSSMKAVREAQLWVARRGEIVAALCLRPVSGGHWLTGLFVDPQCREQGVAAQLMAAAVAQVNEPVWLFCHPDLRGFYERRGFSFDPALPQAMAERLSRYARSKPMIAMGLNPAA; encoded by the coding sequence TTGTGGCCGCTGATGAACAAGTTCTACCGCAGCCACCAATCGTCGATGAAAGCCGTGCGCGAGGCGCAGCTGTGGGTCGCAAGGCGCGGCGAGATTGTAGCGGCGCTGTGCCTGCGTCCGGTATCGGGCGGACATTGGCTGACGGGGTTGTTTGTCGATCCGCAGTGTCGTGAGCAGGGCGTCGCTGCGCAGTTGATGGCCGCGGCGGTTGCTCAGGTGAACGAGCCGGTGTGGCTGTTCTGCCATCCGGATCTGCGCGGGTTTTATGAGCGGCGCGGCTTCAGCTTCGACCCCGCGTTGCCGCAGGCAATGGCCGAGCGGTTGAGCCGGTATGCGCGGAGCAAGCCGATGATTGCGATGGGGCTCAATCCTGCAGCCTGA
- the def gene encoding peptide deformylase, translated as MIREILKMGDERLLRIAPPVPPEMVNSAELWQLIDDMFQTMESVGGVGLAAPQIGVDLQLVIFGFEHSERYPDAEAVPQTILINPLITPLNPLMEEGFEGCLSVPGLRGAVDRYQQIRYEGFDPKGEPIVRVASGFHARVVQHECDHLIGRLYPSRITDFSKFGFTEVLFPDLDPNADD; from the coding sequence ATGATTCGTGAAATTCTGAAAATGGGTGATGAGCGCCTGCTGCGCATCGCCCCGCCGGTACCACCGGAAATGGTCAACAGCGCCGAGCTTTGGCAACTGATCGACGACATGTTCCAGACCATGGAAAGCGTCGGCGGTGTAGGCTTGGCGGCGCCGCAGATCGGCGTCGACCTGCAACTGGTGATCTTCGGCTTCGAGCACAGTGAGCGTTACCCGGACGCTGAAGCAGTGCCGCAGACGATCCTGATCAATCCGCTGATCACGCCGTTGAATCCGTTGATGGAAGAGGGCTTCGAAGGCTGCCTGTCGGTGCCGGGCCTGCGCGGCGCGGTGGATCGCTATCAGCAGATTCGCTACGAAGGCTTCGATCCGAAGGGCGAGCCGATCGTGCGCGTGGCCTCGGGGTTTCATGCGCGAGTGGTGCAGCATGAATGCGATCACCTGATCGGTCGGCTGTACCCGTCGCGAATTACCGATTTCAGCAAGTTCGGCTTTACCGAAGTGCTGTTCCCGGACCTTGATCCCAACGCTGACGACTGA
- a CDS encoding YihY/virulence factor BrkB family protein — protein sequence MIFPDMKGLPLHRVMVRTVTEFVDDEMSTYASALAYQMLFSLFPFILFLIALIGFLHLPDFFSWLRLQSELVLPPQALEQVNPVIDQLQQSKGGLLSIGIVIALYTASAGVRLMMSAMNAAYDVVEGRPIWKRFPLSIVYTVGIAGMLLIAAALMVLGPQVMGWIAAQVGLEDFIVTVWTIARWPVIVILMMVAVALIYYVMPDVKQDFRFITPGSVLAVVVWILASLGFAFYVKTFANYNAMYGSIGAIIVLLLYFYISAAVLLLGAEMNAVIEHMSAEGKDKGEKAPGEPDESTKQHVSGLGRDHSLKPDTDEARP from the coding sequence ATGATATTTCCGGACATGAAAGGTCTGCCCCTGCACCGGGTGATGGTGCGCACGGTCACTGAGTTCGTCGATGACGAAATGTCGACCTACGCCTCGGCACTGGCCTACCAGATGCTGTTCTCGCTGTTTCCGTTCATTCTCTTCCTGATCGCCCTGATCGGTTTCCTGCACCTGCCGGACTTTTTCTCCTGGCTGCGCCTGCAATCCGAACTGGTCCTGCCGCCGCAGGCGCTGGAACAGGTCAACCCGGTGATCGACCAGTTACAGCAATCCAAGGGTGGCCTGCTGTCCATCGGTATCGTGATCGCCCTGTACACCGCATCCGCCGGCGTGCGCCTGATGATGAGCGCAATGAACGCCGCTTACGACGTGGTCGAAGGCCGGCCGATCTGGAAGCGTTTCCCTTTGTCGATCGTCTATACAGTCGGCATCGCCGGCATGCTGCTGATTGCCGCCGCGCTGATGGTGCTCGGGCCGCAGGTGATGGGCTGGATTGCCGCACAAGTGGGGCTGGAAGACTTCATCGTCACGGTGTGGACGATTGCGCGCTGGCCGGTGATCGTGATTCTGATGATGGTCGCGGTGGCGCTGATCTATTACGTAATGCCCGACGTCAAACAGGACTTCCGCTTCATCACGCCAGGTTCGGTGCTGGCGGTAGTGGTGTGGATCCTCGCTTCACTGGGGTTTGCCTTCTACGTGAAAACCTTCGCCAACTACAACGCGATGTATGGCAGCATCGGGGCGATCATCGTGCTCTTGCTGTATTTCTATATCTCCGCCGCGGTGCTGTTGCTCGGCGCGGAAATGAATGCGGTGATCGAGCACATGTCCGCCGAAGGCAAGGACAAGGGCGAAAAAGCCCCTGGCGAGCCCGACGAATCCACCAAACAACACGTCTCGGGCCTGGGCCGCGATCATTCGCTCAAGCCGGACACTGATGAAGCGCGACCATGA
- a CDS encoding CsbD family protein yields MSSTGDKVKGMANEAVGNIKQGVGKATDNDKMRAEGKVQEKKGEAQQAVGNAKDAVKKGVDKA; encoded by the coding sequence ATGAGTAGCACAGGCGATAAAGTAAAAGGCATGGCCAACGAAGCCGTCGGCAATATCAAGCAAGGCGTCGGCAAAGCTACTGACAACGACAAGATGCGTGCGGAAGGCAAGGTTCAAGAGAAAAAAGGCGAAGCCCAGCAAGCGGTCGGCAACGCCAAGGACGCTGTGAAAAAGGGCGTCGACAAGGCGTAA